A part of Fibrobacter sp. UWH4 genomic DNA contains:
- a CDS encoding thioesterase family protein: MEICTFKHTARIDVRYAETDQMGIVHHAVYPVWFEQARTEFFRAVGAGYAEMEAEGFAAPVLELSVRYRQPTHYGEFVDIETTMVREGSLKFRFEYKAYVNGTLCTTGSSLHCMTKGGRPTRELPSGFSKLEFVTE, translated from the coding sequence ATGGAAATTTGCACATTCAAGCACACCGCGCGGATTGACGTCCGCTACGCAGAAACCGACCAGATGGGAATCGTCCACCACGCCGTTTATCCCGTATGGTTTGAACAGGCCCGCACCGAGTTTTTTCGCGCCGTAGGCGCAGGTTACGCCGAAATGGAAGCCGAGGGCTTTGCCGCTCCAGTTCTGGAACTCTCCGTGCGCTACAGACAACCTACCCACTACGGGGAATTCGTGGATATCGAGACGACCATGGTCCGCGAAGGGAGCCTCAAGTTCCGCTTTGAATACAAGGCTTACGTGAACGGGACGCTCTGCACCACGGGATCATCGCTGCACTGCATGACCAAGGGCGGCCGTCCCACCCGCGAACTACCGAGTGGATTTAGCAAACTTGAATTTGTGACCGAATAA